The proteins below come from a single Kitasatospora sp. NBC_00315 genomic window:
- a CDS encoding type I polyketide synthase, translating to MAASVGASNEDLVGALRRAAKEVAALRRRNAELTAKNSDPVVVVGMACRYPGGVDSPEALWELVRSGGDGTGDFPADRGWDVESLFDPDPEALGKTYVRRGGFLPDLAGFDAGFFGISPAEAVAMDPQQRLMLEVSWEAFERAGIDPLGLRGSRTGVFAGVMGHDYGRSASGDGAEGFGTGVMEAVVSGRVSYVLGLEGPAVSVDTACSSSLVTLHLAAQALRGGECDLALAGGVTVMATADTFVEFSRQRGLALDGRCKAFGEGADGTGWGEGAGVVVLERLSDARRLGHSVLAVVAGSAVNQDGASNGLTAPNGPSQQRVIRAALASAGLGVGDVDVVEGHGTGTVLGDPIEAQALLATYGQRPVGVEPLWLGSLKSNVGHTQAAAGVGGVIKMVEALRRGVLPRTLGVDVPSSHVDWSAGRVELLAEQRVWPEVGRPRRAAVSSFGLSGTNAHVIIEQAPDVEVAEPAGQEPQQVPGASVWVVSGRTREALAAQAQAVVEWLEADESESVTVADVAGALARRSVFEHRAVVQGADRGELAAALADLAAGRENAALVAGAVRSAGGGTAFVFPGQGSQWLGMGRDLARAHAGFARELAVVAEVVDRCWEHRLLDVVWGADGGLLERTEFAQPALFAVGVALFRVLERCGVTADFVVGHSVGELAAAHVAGVLSLEDAARLVVARGRVMQRAVGGVMAAVSGSPELVEEVLGQVASELGPVVVAAVNGPGSVVVSGTVAAVGAASGLLEAAGCRVKPLVVSQAFHSPLLEPVLEEFGRIAGRVAVSVPVAGCTLVSTLTGEAADFGGGYGSAEYWVRQAREVVRFADAVRFLEGRGVRRFVELGPGALVSAVEATVEQAVEDSDGIVVASLLSRQGCESAALIGGLGRLFVAGVPVSWGDWQVGGRRVDLPTYAFQRSGYWLSSSRAVGDVSAAGLVAVGHPILGAVVAMPGSSGVVLTGQVSRSAQPWLLDHEVLGHVMVPASALVELAVRAGDEVGSPVVRELAMTAPLLVPEQGPVAVQVQVGEPDAAGLRTVEIHSRPGAQSSWVLHAQGFLAQARTSAAAWAEPEWPPTGARSVDVESGYASLADAGYGYGPVFRGVRAVWRRGAEVFAEIGLPAGADAAGFGVHPALLDAVVHAPLLGVGAADCAEVQVPFLWEGVELHAVGASTVRARIVPAGSDGVAIQVADETGALVLTVDALVTRPVSRQALSAAASAVPDGLFEVSWWPVPAAADQGAAVPVVWEWRSELGAEVVASVHAASHAALAAVQAHLNASEQPDSVLAVLTRGAVALPGEDVADVAASAVWGLVRSAQSEHPGRIVLVDAEAGAEVDVALLVASGEPQLVVRGGVAHAARLVRAAATEAADSADPESSAELAGVTGGAVIVTGGTGGVGGVLARRLVAEHGAGAVVLASRRGAAAGGVAELVADLESAGAVVRVVACDVSDRAAVAGLVASVPEGFELRGVVHAAGVLDDGVIGSLTPERIDRVLAAKADAAWFLHEATADAPLELFSVVSSLSGVLGAPGQANYAAANAFLDALAVHRRARGLAGQSVSWGLWGAGGTGGMGDRLDAEEAARIRAGGVLPLSREQAVELFDAALSGGAAHLVGVRWDLAALRRQAGVGELPPVLSGLVPAVRRSAASGESVSQLESRLRALDVAGRRKLLVELVASHVAAVLGHADARAIGPDTAFKDLGLDSLGGVNVRNRLQTASGLSLPASLVFDYPNSAVLADLLLDRLLPDSRTQAAAPTVPAPAAALTGTDPVVVVGMACRYPGGVDSPEALWELVRSGGDGTGDFPADRGWDVESLFDPDPEAVGKSYVRRGGFLADVAGFDAGFFGISPAEAVAMDPQQRLMLEVSWEAFERAGIDPVALRGSRTGVFAGVMGHDYGRYAAVDALDGFGAGVMEAVVSGRVSYVLGLEGPAVSVDTACSSSLVTLHLAVQALRGGECDLALAGGVTVMATADTFVEFSRQRGLALDGRCKAFGEGADGTGWGEGAGVVVLERLSDARRLGHSVLAVVAGSAVNQDGASNGLTAPNGPSQQRVIRAALASAGLGVGDVDVVEGHGTGTVLGDPIEAQALLATYGQRPVGVEPLWLGSLKSNVGHTQAAAGVGGVIKMVEALRRGVLPRTLGVDVPSSHVDWSAGRVELLAEQRVWPEVGRPRRAAVSSFGLSGTNAHVIIEQAPDVEVAEPVEQESQQAPDVEVAGPAGQESQQVPGASVWVVSGRTREALAAQAQAVVEWLEADESESVTVADVAGALARRSVFEHRAVVQGADRGELAAALADLAAGRENAALVDGAVQMTGTGTGTVFVFPGQGSQWLGMGRGLARAHAGFARELAVVAEVVDRCWGHRLLDVVWGADGGLLERTEFAQPVLFAVGVALFRVLERCGVTADFVVGHSVGELAAAHVAGVLSLEDAARLVVARGRVMQRAVGGVMAAVSGSPELVEEVLGQVASELGPVVVAAVNGPGSVVVSGTVAAVGAASGLLEAAGCRVKPLVVSQAFHSPLLEPVLEEFGRVAGRVAVSVPVAGCTLVSTLTGEAADFGGGYGSAEYWVRQAREVVRFADAVRFLEGRGVRRFVELGPGALVSAVEATVEQAVGDSDGIVVASLLSRQGCESAALIGGLGRLFVAGVPVSWGDWQSGGRRVDLPTYAFQRSGYWLSSSRAVGDVSAAGLVAVGHPILGAVVAMPGSSGVVLTGQVSRSAQPWLLDHEVLGHVMVPASALVELAVRAGDEVGSPVVRELAMTAPLLVPERGGLRIHVVVGELDSGGPGGRTVEVHSRPDGDDGEWILHAQGVLADAEEGGAADADGWSESVWPPVGAQPVDVEAAYASLADAGYGYGPAFRGVRAVWRRGEDVFAEVGLAPALDGGAFGIHPALLDAVVHAPLLAAVDSDTDPGPDSGSDGAQIPFLWEDATLHAVGASTVRVWISPVGAGAATVRVVDETGAPVLTVASLVTRPVSQQALSAAASTAPDGLFEVSWSPVTAESTPAVAPQVTVWEWRSEPGADPVASLHTATREALATVQTHLDSADRPDAVLVAVTRGAVALPGEDVADVAASAVWGLVRSVQSEHPGRFVLVDADAEAEVDVALLVASGEPQLVVRGGVVRAARLVRAVVAQAQAQASGLAGGAVIVTGGTGGVGGVLARRLVAEHGAGAVVLASRRGAAAGGVAELVADLESAGAVVRVVACDVSDRAAVAGLVASVPEGFELRGVVHAAGVLDDGVIGSLTPERIDRVLAAKADAAWFLHEATADAPLELFSVVSSLSGVLGAPGQANYAAANAFLDALAVHRRARGLAGQSVSWGLWGEVGGMGGRLSDVAAARVRASGVVPLTTAQAVELFDAAVAGGQAHLVAVRWDLPALRRQAGVGELTPMLAELVPAVRRTAASGESVSQLESRLRALDVAGRRKLLIDLVASTVASVLGHADAAAVGPNAAFKDLGLDSLGGIGVRDRLRVATGRSLPASLVFDYPNVTALAGFLLEQLVSDGSATGTETAGDQLAEVRRLLRSVTPTRPGDAALLERLSKLAEAQRDWSDGAGGPDAASDADGTGSQERRESIKELDIDALIDMGLGISHDRKSDN from the coding sequence GTGGCTGCTTCCGTGGGTGCCTCCAACGAAGACCTCGTCGGCGCGCTTCGCCGTGCGGCGAAGGAGGTCGCGGCGCTGCGGCGGCGCAACGCCGAGCTGACCGCGAAGAACTCCGACCCGGTCGTGGTGGTGGGGATGGCGTGCCGTTATCCCGGGGGCGTGGATTCGCCGGAGGCGTTGTGGGAGCTGGTGCGGTCGGGTGGGGACGGGACCGGTGACTTCCCGGCGGACCGCGGCTGGGACGTCGAGTCCCTGTTCGACCCGGACCCGGAGGCGTTGGGCAAGACGTACGTCCGGCGCGGCGGGTTCCTGCCCGACCTGGCCGGGTTCGATGCCGGGTTCTTCGGGATCTCGCCGGCCGAGGCGGTGGCGATGGACCCGCAGCAGCGGTTGATGCTGGAGGTGTCCTGGGAGGCGTTCGAGCGGGCCGGGATCGATCCGCTGGGCCTGCGCGGCTCGCGCACCGGTGTGTTCGCGGGCGTCATGGGCCACGATTACGGCCGCAGCGCGTCCGGCGACGGCGCCGAGGGCTTCGGCACCGGTGTGATGGAGGCCGTGGTCTCCGGTCGGGTGTCGTATGTGTTGGGTTTGGAGGGGCCGGCGGTGTCGGTGGACACGGCGTGTTCGTCGTCGTTGGTGACGTTGCATCTGGCTGCGCAGGCGTTGCGTGGTGGTGAGTGTGATCTGGCGTTGGCCGGTGGTGTGACGGTGATGGCGACGGCGGACACGTTTGTGGAGTTCTCGCGGCAGCGGGGTCTGGCTTTGGATGGTCGGTGCAAGGCGTTCGGGGAGGGCGCTGATGGTACTGGTTGGGGTGAGGGTGCGGGTGTGGTGGTGTTGGAGCGGTTGTCGGATGCGCGGCGGTTGGGGCATTCGGTGTTGGCGGTGGTTGCTGGTTCGGCGGTGAATCAGGATGGTGCGTCGAATGGTTTGACGGCGCCGAACGGTCCGTCGCAGCAGCGGGTGATTCGGGCGGCGTTGGCGTCGGCGGGGCTCGGTGTGGGTGATGTGGATGTGGTGGAGGGTCATGGCACGGGGACGGTGCTGGGTGATCCGATCGAGGCGCAGGCGTTGTTGGCGACGTATGGTCAGCGGCCGGTGGGGGTTGAGCCGTTGTGGTTGGGTTCGTTGAAGTCGAATGTGGGTCATACGCAGGCGGCGGCCGGTGTCGGTGGTGTGATCAAGATGGTGGAGGCGTTGCGGCGTGGTGTGTTGCCGCGGACCTTGGGTGTGGATGTGCCGTCCTCGCATGTGGATTGGTCGGCGGGTCGGGTGGAGTTGCTGGCGGAGCAGCGTGTGTGGCCGGAGGTGGGGCGTCCGAGGCGGGCGGCGGTGTCCTCGTTCGGTCTGTCGGGCACCAACGCGCACGTGATCATCGAGCAGGCGCCCGACGTCGAGGTTGCGGAGCCCGCCGGGCAGGAGCCGCAGCAGGTCCCGGGCGCTTCGGTGTGGGTGGTGTCGGGTCGGACGCGTGAGGCGCTGGCGGCGCAGGCGCAGGCGGTTGTGGAGTGGTTGGAGGCCGACGAGTCGGAGTCGGTGACGGTGGCGGACGTGGCGGGTGCGCTGGCGCGGCGTTCGGTGTTCGAGCACCGGGCTGTCGTCCAGGGCGCGGACCGTGGGGAGTTGGCGGCCGCGCTGGCCGATTTGGCCGCCGGACGTGAGAACGCCGCCCTGGTGGCCGGGGCGGTGCGGAGCGCGGGGGGCGGGACGGCGTTCGTGTTTCCGGGTCAGGGTTCGCAGTGGCTCGGGATGGGGCGTGATCTGGCGCGGGCGCATGCGGGTTTCGCGCGGGAGTTGGCGGTGGTGGCGGAGGTGGTGGACCGGTGCTGGGAGCACCGGTTGTTGGATGTGGTGTGGGGTGCGGACGGTGGTCTGTTGGAGCGGACCGAGTTCGCGCAGCCGGCGTTGTTCGCGGTTGGTGTGGCGTTGTTCCGGGTGTTGGAGCGGTGTGGTGTGACTGCCGATTTCGTGGTGGGTCACTCGGTGGGTGAGTTGGCGGCCGCGCATGTGGCGGGTGTGTTGTCGTTGGAGGACGCGGCTCGGTTGGTGGTGGCGCGTGGTCGGGTGATGCAGCGGGCCGTGGGTGGGGTGATGGCGGCGGTCTCGGGTTCGCCGGAGTTGGTCGAGGAGGTTCTCGGGCAGGTCGCGTCGGAGTTGGGGCCGGTGGTGGTCGCGGCGGTGAACGGGCCGGGGTCGGTGGTGGTCTCGGGGACGGTTGCGGCGGTGGGGGCGGCGTCGGGGCTGTTGGAGGCGGCGGGGTGCCGGGTGAAGCCGCTGGTGGTGTCGCAGGCGTTCCATTCGCCGCTGTTGGAGCCGGTGTTGGAGGAGTTCGGGCGGATCGCGGGGCGGGTCGCGGTGTCGGTGCCTGTTGCGGGTTGCACGTTGGTGTCGACGTTGACGGGTGAGGCAGCCGACTTCGGGGGTGGGTACGGTTCGGCGGAGTACTGGGTGCGGCAGGCCCGGGAGGTGGTGCGGTTCGCTGACGCCGTGCGGTTTTTGGAGGGCAGGGGTGTGCGGCGGTTCGTGGAGCTGGGCCCCGGCGCGCTCGTCTCCGCGGTCGAGGCCACGGTTGAGCAGGCCGTCGAGGATTCCGACGGCATCGTGGTGGCGTCGCTGCTGAGTCGGCAGGGTTGCGAGTCGGCCGCGTTGATCGGGGGGTTGGGGCGGTTGTTCGTGGCGGGTGTGCCGGTCTCCTGGGGGGATTGGCAGGTCGGTGGCCGCCGTGTCGATCTTCCTACCTACGCCTTCCAGCGGAGCGGTTACTGGTTGTCCTCGTCCCGGGCTGTGGGTGATGTGAGTGCCGCCGGGTTGGTGGCCGTCGGGCACCCGATTCTCGGTGCGGTCGTGGCTATGCCGGGGTCCTCGGGTGTGGTGCTGACCGGGCAGGTGTCGCGCTCGGCGCAGCCGTGGCTGCTCGATCACGAGGTGCTCGGGCATGTGATGGTGCCGGCCTCCGCACTGGTGGAGCTCGCGGTGCGGGCCGGCGACGAGGTCGGGTCCCCGGTGGTGCGGGAGTTGGCGATGACGGCTCCGTTGCTGGTGCCCGAGCAGGGCCCGGTGGCGGTCCAGGTCCAGGTCGGCGAGCCCGACGCGGCCGGCCTGCGGACTGTGGAGATCCACTCGCGGCCCGGTGCGCAGAGCTCGTGGGTGCTGCACGCGCAGGGCTTCCTCGCCCAGGCTCGGACGAGCGCCGCGGCGTGGGCGGAGCCGGAGTGGCCGCCGACCGGCGCCCGGTCCGTCGACGTGGAGAGCGGCTACGCGTCGCTGGCCGATGCGGGCTACGGCTACGGGCCGGTCTTCCGGGGCGTGCGGGCGGTGTGGCGGCGCGGGGCGGAGGTCTTCGCGGAGATCGGCCTCCCGGCCGGAGCGGACGCCGCCGGGTTCGGTGTCCATCCGGCGCTGCTGGACGCGGTGGTGCACGCGCCGCTGCTCGGGGTCGGAGCCGCGGACTGCGCGGAGGTGCAGGTTCCCTTTCTGTGGGAGGGTGTCGAGCTGCACGCGGTCGGCGCCTCCACGGTGCGGGCGCGGATCGTGCCCGCCGGGAGCGATGGCGTCGCGATCCAGGTGGCGGACGAGACCGGCGCGCTGGTGCTGACGGTGGACGCGCTGGTGACTCGCCCGGTGTCGCGGCAGGCGCTGAGCGCGGCGGCGAGCGCGGTGCCGGACGGTCTGTTCGAGGTGTCGTGGTGGCCGGTGCCGGCAGCGGCGGACCAGGGTGCGGCGGTGCCGGTCGTGTGGGAGTGGAGGTCGGAGCTGGGTGCCGAGGTGGTGGCGTCGGTGCACGCGGCCTCGCACGCGGCGCTGGCTGCGGTGCAGGCGCACCTGAACGCCTCGGAGCAGCCGGATTCCGTGCTGGCGGTGCTGACCAGGGGCGCGGTGGCGTTGCCGGGTGAGGATGTCGCGGACGTGGCGGCTTCCGCGGTGTGGGGCTTGGTGCGCTCGGCGCAGTCGGAGCATCCGGGCCGGATCGTGCTGGTGGACGCGGAAGCTGGCGCCGAGGTGGACGTTGCGCTTCTGGTGGCTTCCGGTGAGCCGCAGCTGGTGGTGCGCGGCGGCGTGGCGCACGCGGCCCGCCTGGTGCGGGCGGCGGCGACCGAGGCGGCGGACTCCGCCGACCCCGAGTCGTCTGCGGAACTTGCGGGGGTGACCGGTGGTGCGGTGATCGTGACCGGTGGGACGGGTGGCGTGGGTGGTGTGTTGGCGCGGCGGTTGGTGGCGGAGCACGGGGCTGGTGCGGTGGTGTTGGCGTCGCGGCGTGGTGCGGCGGCCGGGGGTGTCGCGGAGCTGGTGGCGGATCTGGAGTCGGCTGGTGCGGTGGTGCGTGTCGTGGCCTGCGACGTGTCGGACCGTGCGGCGGTGGCCGGGTTGGTGGCCTCGGTGCCGGAGGGGTTCGAGCTGCGTGGTGTGGTGCACGCGGCGGGTGTGCTGGACGACGGTGTGATCGGTTCGCTGACTCCGGAGCGGATCGACCGCGTCCTGGCGGCGAAGGCCGATGCGGCGTGGTTCCTGCACGAGGCGACCGCTGACGCACCGCTGGAGCTGTTCTCGGTGGTGTCCTCGCTGTCCGGTGTGCTGGGTGCGCCCGGCCAGGCCAACTACGCGGCGGCGAACGCGTTCCTGGACGCGTTGGCGGTGCACCGGCGGGCGCGGGGCCTGGCCGGCCAGTCGGTGTCCTGGGGCCTGTGGGGCGCCGGTGGTACCGGCGGCATGGGCGATCGGCTCGACGCCGAGGAGGCGGCCCGGATCCGCGCCGGCGGTGTGCTGCCGCTGTCCCGTGAACAGGCGGTGGAACTGTTCGACGCCGCGCTGTCCGGCGGCGCCGCACACCTGGTCGGCGTGCGCTGGGACCTGGCCGCGCTGCGGCGTCAGGCCGGGGTCGGTGAGCTACCTCCCGTACTGAGCGGCCTGGTCCCGGCGGTGCGCCGCTCGGCAGCCTCGGGCGAGTCGGTGTCGCAGCTGGAGTCCCGGCTGCGCGCGCTCGATGTCGCCGGCCGCCGCAAGCTGCTGGTCGAGCTCGTGGCCTCCCACGTGGCCGCCGTCCTGGGGCACGCCGACGCTCGCGCGATCGGCCCCGACACGGCGTTCAAGGACCTCGGCCTGGACTCGCTCGGCGGCGTCAACGTCCGCAACCGCCTGCAGACGGCCTCCGGGCTGTCCCTCCCGGCGTCGCTGGTCTTCGACTACCCGAACTCCGCCGTACTGGCCGACCTCCTGCTCGACCGGCTGCTGCCCGACAGCCGTACGCAGGCCGCAGCCCCTACCGTACCCGCGCCGGCCGCCGCCCTGACGGGAACGGACCCGGTCGTGGTGGTGGGGATGGCGTGCCGTTATCCCGGGGGCGTGGATTCGCCGGAGGCGTTGTGGGAGCTGGTGCGGTCGGGTGGGGACGGGACCGGTGACTTCCCGGCGGACCGCGGCTGGGACGTGGAGTCCCTGTTCGATCCGGATCCGGAGGCCGTGGGCAAGTCCTATGTGCGGCGTGGTGGTTTCCTTGCGGACGTGGCGGGGTTCGATGCCGGGTTTTTCGGGATCTCGCCGGCCGAGGCGGTGGCGATGGACCCGCAGCAGCGGTTGATGCTGGAGGTGTCCTGGGAGGCGTTCGAGCGGGCGGGCATCGACCCGGTTGCTCTGCGTGGTTCGCGCACCGGTGTGTTCGCGGGTGTCATGGGTCACGATTACGGCCGTTATGCGGCGGTCGATGCCCTGGATGGTTTCGGCGCCGGTGTGATGGAGGCGGTGGTTTCCGGTCGGGTGTCGTATGTGTTGGGTTTGGAGGGGCCGGCGGTGTCGGTGGACACGGCGTGTTCGTCGTCGTTGGTGACGTTGCATCTGGCTGTGCAGGCGTTGCGTGGTGGTGAGTGTGATCTGGCGTTGGCCGGTGGTGTGACGGTGATGGCGACGGCGGACACGTTTGTGGAGTTTTCGCGGCAGCGGGGTCTGGCTTTGGATGGTCGGTGCAAGGCGTTCGGGGAGGGCGCTGATGGTACTGGTTGGGGTGAGGGTGCGGGTGTGGTGGTGTTGGAGCGGTTGTCGGATGCGCGGCGGTTGGGGCATTCGGTGTTGGCGGTGGTTGCTGGTTCGGCGGTGAATCAGGATGGTGCGTCGAATGGTTTGACGGCGCCGAACGGTCCGTCGCAGCAGCGGGTGATTCGGGCGGCGTTGGCGTCGGCGGGGCTCGGTGTGGGTGATGTGGATGTGGTGGAGGGTCATGGCACGGGGACGGTGCTGGGTGATCCGATCGAGGCGCAGGCGTTGTTGGCGACGTATGGTCAGCGGCCGGTGGGGGTTGAGCCGTTGTGGTTGGGTTCGTTGAAGTCGAATGTGGGTCATACGCAGGCGGCGGCTGGTGTCGGTGGTGTGATCAAGATGGTGGAGGCGTTGCGGCGTGGTGTGTTGCCGCGGACTTTGGGTGTGGATGTGCCGTCCTCGCATGTGGATTGGTCGGCGGGTCGGGTGGAGTTGCTGGCGGAGCAGCGTGTGTGGCCGGAGGTGGGGCGTCCGAGGCGGGCGGCGGTGTCCTCGTTCGGTCTGTCGGGCACCAACGCGCACGTGATCATCGAGCAGGCTCCCGACGTCGAGGTTGCGGAGCCTGTCGAGCAGGAGTCGCAGCAGGCGCCCGACGTCGAGGTTGCGGGGCCCGCCGGGCAGGAGTCGCAGCAGGTCCCGGGCGCTTCGGTGTGGGTGGTGTCGGGTCGGACGCGTGAGGCGTTGGCGGCGCAGGCGCAGGCGGTTGTGGAGTGGTTGGAGGCCGACGAGTCGGAGTCGGTGACGGTGGCGGACGTGGCGGGTGCGTTGGCGCGGCGTTCGGTGTTCGAGCACCGGGCTGTCGTCCAGGGCGCGGACCGTGGGGAGTTGGCGGCCGCGCTGGCCGATCTGGCCGCCGGACGTGAGAACGCCGCCCTGGTGGACGGCGCCGTGCAGATGACGGGGACCGGGACCGGGACGGTGTTCGTGTTTCCGGGTCAGGGGTCGCAGTGGTTGGGGATGGGGCGTGGTCTGGCGCGGGCGCATGCGGGTTTCGCGCGGGAGTTGGCGGTGGTGGCGGAGGTGGTGGACCGGTGCTGGGGGCACCGGTTGTTGGATGTGGTGTGGGGTGCGGACGGTGGTCTGCTGGAGCGGACCGAGTTCGCGCAGCCGGTGTTGTTCGCGGTTGGTGTGGCGTTGTTCCGGGTGTTGGAGCGGTGTGGTGTGACTGCCGATTTCGTGGTGGGTCACTCGGTGGGTGAGTTGGCGGCCGCGCATGTGGCGGGTGTGTTGTCGTTGGAGGACGCGGCTCGGTTGGTGGTGGCGCGTGGTCGGGTGATGCAGCGGGCCGTGGGTGGGGTGATGGCGGCGGTCTCGGGTTCGCCGGAGTTGGTCGAGGAGGTTCTCGGGCAGGTCGCGTCGGAGTTGGGGCCGGTGGTGGTCGCGGCGGTGAACGGGCCGGGGTCGGTGGTGGTCTCGGGGACGGTTGCGGCGGTGGGGGCGGCGTCGGGGCTGTTGGAGGCGGCGGGGTGCCGGGTGAAGCCGCTGGTGGTGTCGCAGGCGTTCCATTCGCCTTTGCTGGAGCCGGTGTTGGAGGAGTTCGGGCGGGTCGCGGGGCGGGTCGCGGTGTCGGTGCCTGTTGCGGGTTGCACGTTGGTGTCGACGTTGACCGGGGAGGCAGCGGATTTCGGGGGTGGGTACGGTTCGGCGGAGTACTGGGTGCGGCAGGCCCGGGAGGTGGTGCGGTTCGCTGACGCCGTGCGGTTTTTGGAGGGCAGGGGTGTGCGGCGGTTCGTGGAGCTGGGCCCCGGCGCGCTCGTCTCCGCGGTCGAGGCCACGGTCGAGCAGGCCGTCGGGGACTCCGACGGCATCGTGGTGGCGTCGCTGCTGAGTCGGCAGGGTTGCGAGTCGGCCGCGTTGATCGGGGGGTTGGGGCGCCTGTTCGTGGCGGGTGTGCCGGTCTCCTGGGGGGATTGGCAGTCCGGTGGCCGCCGTGTCGATCTTCCCACCTACGCCTTCCAGCGGAGCGGTTACTGGTTGTCCTCGTCCCGGGCCGTGGGTGATGTGAGTGCCGCCGGGCTGGTGGCCGTCGGGCACCCGATTCTCGGTGCGGTCGTGGCCATGCCGGGGTCCTCGGGTGTGGTGCTGACCGGGCAGGTGTCGCGCTCGGCGCAGCCGTGGCTGCTCGATCACGAGGTGCTCGGGCATGTGATGGTGCCGGCCTCCGCACTGGTGGAGCTCGCGGTGCGGGCCGGCGACGAGGTCGGGTCCCCGGTGGTGCGGGAGTTGGCGATGACGGCTCCGTTGCTGGTGCCCGAGCGTGGTGGGCTGCGGATCCACGTCGTGGTCGGCGAGCTCGATTCCGGGGGTCCGGGCGGGCGCACCGTCGAGGTTCATTCGCGGCCGGACGGCGACGACGGCGAGTGGATCCTGCATGCGCAAGGCGTGCTGGCCGATGCCGAAGAGGGCGGGGCGGCCGACGCGGATGGATGGTCGGAGTCGGTGTGGCCGCCGGTGGGCGCGCAGCCGGTGGACGTCGAAGCGGCCTACGCGTCGCTGGCCGATGCGGGCTACGGCTACGGCCCGGCGTTCCGGGGCGTCCGTGCGGTGTGGCGGCGCGGGGAGGACGTCTTCGCGGAGGTGGGCCTGGCCCCGGCGCTCGACGGCGGGGCGTTCGGGATCCATCCGGCGCTGCTGGACGCGGTGGTGCACGCGCCGCTGCTGGCCGCGGTGGATTCCGACACCGACCCGGGCCCGGACTCAGGCTCGGACGGCGCGCAGATCCCCTTCCTGTGGGAGGACGCCACCTTGCACGCGGTCGGCGCCTCGACCGTGCGGGTGTGGATCAGCCCGGTCGGGGCGGGCGCGGCGACCGTGCGGGTCGTCGACGAGACCGGTGCGCCGGTGCTGACCGTCGCCTCGCTGGTGACCCGCCCGGTGTCGCAGCAGGCGCTGAGCGCGGCGGCGAGCACGGCGCCGGACGGCCTGTTCGAGGTGTCGTGGTCGCCGGTGACCGCGGAGTCCACGCCGGCCGTGGCGCCGCAGGTGACGGTGTGGGAGTGGCGTTCCGAGCCGGGAGCGGACCCGGTCGCTTCGCTGCACACGGCGACGCGGGAGGCGCTGGCGACGGTGCAGACGCACCTGGACTCCGCGGACCGGCCGGATGCCGTGCTGGTCGCGGTGACCAGGGGTGCGGTGGCGTTGCCGGGTGAGGATGTCGCGGACGTGGCGGCTTCGGCGGTGTGGGGTCTGGTGCGTTCGGTCCAGTCGGAGCATCCGGGTCGGTTCGTCCTGGTCGACGCCGATGCCGAGGCCGAGGTGGACGTTGCGCTTCTGGTGGCTTCCGGTGAGCCGCAGTTGGTGGTGCGCGGCGGGGTGGTGCGTGCCGCTCGGCTGGTGCGGGCTGTGGTGGCGCAGGCGCAGGCGCAGGCGTCTGGGCTGGCGGGTGGTGCGGTGATCGTGACCGGTGGGACGGGTGGCGTGGGTGGTGTGTTGGCGCGGCGGTTGGTGGCGGAGCACGGGGCTGGTGCGGTGGTGTTGGCGTCGCGGCGTGGTGCGGCGGCCGGGGGTGTCGCGGAGCTGGTGGCGGATCTGGAGTCGGCTGGTGCGGTGGTGCGTGTCGTGGCCTGCGACGTGTCGGACCGTGCGGCGGTGGCCGGGTTGGTGGCCTCGGTGCCGGAGGGGTTCGAGCTGCGTGGTGTGGTGCACGCGGCGGGTGTGCTGGACGACGGTGTGATCGGTTCGCTGACTCCGGAGCGGATCGACCGCGTCCTGGCGGCGAAGGCCGATGCGGCGTGGTTCCTGCACGAGGCGACCGCTGACGCACCGCTGGAGCTGTTCTCGGTGGTGTCCTCGCTGTCCGGTGTGCTGGGTGCGCCCGGCCAGGCCAACTACGCGGCGGCGAACGCGTTCCTGGACGCGTTGGCGGTGCACCGGCGGGCGCGGGGCCTGGCCGGCCAGTCGGTGTCCTGGGGCCTGTGGGGCGAGGTCGGCGGCATGGGCGGCCGACTGTCGGACGTGGCCGCGGCGCGGGTCCGCGCGAGCGGCGTGGTGCCGCTGACCACCGCTCAGGCCGTGGAGCTGTTCGACGCCGCGGTCGCCGGAGGCCAGGCGCACCTCGTCGCCGTGCGCTGGGACCTGCCGGCGCTGCGGCGTCAGGCCGGGGTCGGCGAGCTGACGCCGATGCTGGCCGAGCTCGTTCCGGCGGTGCGCCGCACAGCAGCCTCGGGCGAGTCGGTGTCGCAGCTGGAGTCCCGGCTACGCGCGCTCGACGTCGCGGGCCGCCGCAAGCTGCTGATCGACCTGGTGGCCTCGACCGTCGCCTCGGTGCTCGGCCACGCCGACGCTGCGGCCGTCGGCCCGAACGCGGCCTTCAAGGACCTGGGTCTGGATTCCCTGGGCGGCATCGGGGTTCGTGACCGGTTGCGGGTCGCGACCGGCCGGAGCCTCCCGGCGTCGCTGGTGTTCGACTACCCCAATGTGACCGCCCTGGCCGGGTTCCTGCTGGAGCAGCTCGTGTCGGACGGCTCCGCCACCGGGACCGAGACCGCGGGGGACCAGCTGGCGGAGGTCCGGCGGCTGCTGCGGTCGGTGACGCCGACCAGGCCCGGCGACGCGGCGCTCCTCGAGCGCCTGTCGAAGCTCGCCGAAGCACAGCGAGACTGGTCCGACGGCGCGGGCGGCCCGGACGCCGCGTCCGATGCCGACGGGACCGGCTCGCAGGAGCGGCGCGAGTCCATCAAGGAACTGGACATCGACGCACTGATCGACATGGGACTC